A DNA window from Candidatus Protochlamydia naegleriophila contains the following coding sequences:
- a CDS encoding helix-turn-helix transcriptional regulator, with protein sequence MVTTPEYYVDRYIKQHHKTINRVCEPLTTCFNINYFTYHSIENSGACRALVSRPEWADYYVENQLYRIDPCMHHPQNYQSGTLFWAHHLQEDVCKETMDVLNHQFDMAHAFFLIERSPERCEFFGFAAPVRHEKIYSTYMQELPLLKKFCAFFKSEMSSVLESMESDPMSLLELKGDSFTSKVSLFTQTQSAHTSFLQLIQADPGISLSRREKECLSLYLDEMQMKEVANKLDLSVRTIEFYLNNIKSKLDCSSKSELIKKGQELRSLGLIL encoded by the coding sequence ATGGTCACTACACCAGAATATTATGTCGATCGATATATCAAGCAGCATCATAAAACGATTAATCGTGTTTGCGAGCCATTGACAACTTGTTTTAATATTAATTATTTTACTTATCATTCTATAGAGAATAGCGGGGCTTGCCGGGCATTGGTTAGCCGTCCTGAATGGGCCGACTATTACGTGGAGAATCAGCTTTATCGGATAGATCCCTGCATGCATCACCCTCAGAATTATCAATCAGGGACGCTTTTTTGGGCCCACCATCTTCAAGAGGATGTATGCAAAGAGACGATGGACGTGCTCAATCATCAATTTGATATGGCGCACGCATTTTTTTTAATCGAGCGCTCACCAGAGCGTTGCGAGTTTTTTGGTTTTGCAGCTCCTGTCCGGCATGAAAAAATCTATTCCACTTATATGCAAGAGCTGCCCCTGCTGAAAAAATTTTGCGCTTTCTTTAAAAGTGAAATGTCTTCTGTTCTAGAGTCAATGGAGAGCGATCCTATGAGTCTATTGGAGCTAAAAGGCGACAGTTTTACTTCAAAGGTTTCGTTGTTTACTCAGACACAATCGGCGCATACCTCTTTTTTACAGCTGATTCAAGCCGATCCAGGCATTTCCCTTTCGCGAAGGGAAAAGGAGTGCTTGAGTCTTTATTTAGATGAAATGCAAATGAAAGAGGTGGCTAATAAGCTCGACCTGTCTGTTAGAACAATTGAATTCTATCTTAACAACATTAAAAGCAAGCTCGACTGTTCGAGCAAGTCAGAATTGATTAAAAAAGGACAAGAGCTTCGCTCTTTAGGTTTGATACTGTAG
- a CDS encoding Na+/H+ antiporter encodes MAAPTLFLSLMFAAVLLVGIAQRLHIPYPIALVIGGGALSFLPGTSEVNFDPTLLLVIVLPPILYYAAHTISFGEFTRNSRDIFSLALGLVFATTLVVGLLFKWLFPDLAWPLAFAFGAIVSPPDAVAATAILKRFAIHSHLLAVLEGESLVNDASGLVLYKLAVAALLSGLFSFEAAAIDFIGVVIGGVIVGAFVGWVCNLFSSRFFDPIVAVLFSFIIPYLAFILADSLGVSGVLSVVVCGLIGSRFLVTRFSSLTRVIGWASWDVVVILLNCLVFVLIGLQMGRIASGMSMDQIGIYSGYALIITAAMIATRAVWIYAIHTCVYMIRCFKGVWTQDDEHLWRDNAILSWSGMRGIVSLTAALALPYQLPSGEPLPGRDLVIFLTFVVILITLIIPGLSLPCLIAWLKIPPEKEHNVFAKIYQQMVNVAKKEIGSLMEQNKLNKEDAGSLLIYFQTRHHLLDLSDDHGGSKRHIERARLHIINAQRNYLLQKWRERKIDDKWLTALEHQLDLEESHLVRAQLK; translated from the coding sequence ATGGCAGCACCTACACTTTTCCTTAGTTTGATGTTTGCGGCTGTCTTATTGGTTGGCATTGCTCAGCGTTTGCATATCCCTTATCCGATAGCTCTAGTCATTGGAGGCGGAGCATTAAGCTTTCTTCCTGGAACGAGTGAAGTTAATTTTGATCCTACTCTCCTATTGGTCATCGTGCTTCCTCCCATACTTTATTATGCCGCCCATACGATCTCTTTTGGGGAATTTACGCGAAATAGCCGGGACATTTTTTCGCTTGCGCTCGGTCTTGTTTTTGCAACTACGCTTGTTGTGGGATTGTTATTCAAATGGCTTTTTCCAGATTTGGCATGGCCGCTCGCATTCGCTTTTGGGGCTATTGTTTCTCCGCCAGATGCTGTGGCAGCGACTGCTATTCTAAAGCGCTTTGCCATCCATTCGCACCTATTGGCTGTGCTGGAAGGGGAAAGCCTTGTGAATGATGCTTCAGGCCTTGTTCTATACAAACTAGCTGTTGCAGCACTTTTGTCTGGATTATTTTCATTTGAAGCCGCAGCTATCGATTTTATAGGCGTAGTTATTGGCGGGGTTATAGTTGGTGCTTTTGTTGGATGGGTTTGCAATCTTTTTTCGAGCCGCTTCTTTGATCCAATCGTTGCCGTTCTCTTTTCTTTTATTATCCCCTACTTAGCATTTATCTTAGCCGATTCCTTAGGGGTGTCGGGTGTTTTATCCGTTGTTGTGTGCGGCTTGATTGGATCGCGTTTTTTAGTTACCCGCTTTTCTTCACTCACGCGCGTAATCGGCTGGGCGAGCTGGGATGTTGTGGTCATCCTATTAAATTGCCTGGTCTTTGTTTTAATAGGCTTGCAAATGGGACGCATTGCTTCTGGGATGAGTATGGATCAAATAGGAATCTATTCAGGGTATGCATTGATCATAACTGCAGCGATGATCGCAACCCGGGCTGTCTGGATTTATGCCATTCATACTTGCGTGTACATGATAAGATGTTTCAAAGGAGTCTGGACGCAGGATGATGAACACCTTTGGAGGGATAATGCGATTTTATCCTGGTCAGGCATGCGCGGCATTGTCTCTTTAACAGCTGCTTTAGCCCTGCCTTATCAGCTGCCGAGCGGAGAGCCACTGCCGGGAAGAGATCTCGTTATTTTTTTAACCTTTGTTGTTATTCTTATCACCTTAATCATTCCCGGCCTTTCGCTGCCATGCCTTATTGCCTGGCTGAAAATTCCGCCAGAGAAAGAACATAATGTTTTTGCTAAAATCTATCAGCAGATGGTGAATGTTGCTAAAAAAGAAATTGGCTCTTTAATGGAACAAAATAAGTTGAATAAAGAAGATGCGGGCTCTCTTTTAATTTATTTTCAAACCAGGCATCACCTGCTGGATCTTTCAGATGATCATGGAGGTAGCAAGAGACATATTGAAAGGGCCAGGCTTCACATCATAAATGCGCAGCGCAATTATCTTTTGCAAAAGTGGAGAGAGCGAAAAATAGATGACAAATGGCTGACGGCATTAGAACATCAGCTTGATTTAGAAGAATCTCATTTAGTGCGAGCACAACTTAAATAA